One Natronomonas gomsonensis genomic window, TGCTGTAGGCCTTACACCAGGAGTCAGATACGAGACCCCTGAACACCTCTTGTTCTTCCACTGCAGCGGAGAAAAGCAACCGCCGGGCAAGGTCCAGAGGAAGATCGACGAATACCAGTTCTCCAACGACCTGCCTGTGCTCTGGGATCAAAGAGTTCATCCCCGGTACATCGGCAAACCCCACGTCAAATACTTGATCACGTTCGACGCCGGCGACGACAACGTACACTGGGACAGAGAAAAACAAGAGAGAAAAGGAGAGACGGACTGGAGCGTGGAAGACAACCGGTTCATCGAAAGGAAAGAAGACGGTTAGATGGACAGTTTGTTCGTGGCCTCACCTTCTGTCATCTTCTCACGGATCTTTCCGATCTTCCCACTGACGTTGCCCTCAGAGATACCCATCTCCTCAGCCGCCTCCGCCGCAGTAAGTTCCTCATGTTCTTCGCTGACCAGGAGATAGGCCTCTGCCTGCCTCTCACTGAGAAACGTCAGCTTTTGCAGGCCTTCCACAGTATCCATCCTGTACATCGTACCGCTACACTTTACACGGTCACAGAACCTGGTATCCCTGTCCGGGTCTTCCTCGTGGATCTCAAGGCCACACTTCTTACAGCGAAACACTGTCACTGCTGGCTCTCACCCTTCTCTTCTTTTTTAGGCAGGTGAGGGAATCTCGCTCCACAGTGCATACAATGCCACACCTTGTCAAAAGCACTGACATCATCAAACTCCTCTGCGTCTTCTCCAGTAGCGTCCATCTGGGCGAAAGCTGTCTCCTCTTCCTCTTCAGGACACCAATTATATCTCAAGGCCTCTCACCTCTGATTTCGTCGCCGGGTGTGTGGTAGAACGGTTCCAACAAGTCGTGGACCTGAGAGAGGTCCTCAGGCTCGACGATGAAACTGCCCCACGCCACCGAGTGACTGCCGAGATCTTCCTCCTGCAACTTCTCGCCGACCAGCTGGTCAGCGTGACTGTGGAACAACCGAGGTACACCGTAGAACCCCTGTGGGAACTGATCGACCTCGAACATCCGAGGCCTCCGAGTCCCGGTAGCATACTCGGCTAAACTATCGTTGTCCCACGCCGATTTCAGTGCGCCGTACAGGGCCTCGTACTCCCTGACCGTCTCACTGTTACTCTGGAGCTCCTCGAAGGAGTCGTACTGGTCGATCTCTTCCTCGAGGCCTGGAAGCCTACGTAGCTCGGAAAGCAGTTCTTCGATCCGTTCAGCGTCCTCAGGATAGTCTTCCCGATCAACTTGGATGTCGAAGATCTTGTACTCCGACCGGCTTCTCCCATCGTAGTAACCGGTGAACTTGGAGACGTCGTAGTGGTCCCGGTCTCTTGGGTACTCTACCTCTGGGGCACCGATCTTTGACGATGTCTCCTGCAGATCTAGATGCGAATCCTCGCCGGGGAGCTCATCGATGACCTGACGATGACCCCCATCCCAATACTTCTCAACAATCAGTTCCTCGTCAAGAACCGGAGAGTCACCCACAATGGTTTGCTGATATCCTCCATCACTCAACTATGGTTCTCACCTCTCAGGTTGATGGTGTTCTCCACGTCAAACCTGTTCTCTAACCTGAAACACTCATTGTGTGTCTCCAGATC contains:
- a CDS encoding sigma factor-like helix-turn-helix DNA-binding protein produces the protein MTVFRCKKCGLEIHEEDPDRDTRFCDRVKCSGTMYRMDTVEGLQKLTFLSERQAEAYLLVSEEHEELTAAEAAEEMGISEGNVSGKIGKIREKMTEGEATNKLSI